TAAATTATCCAGTATTTGCTCAACAGGCTTGTGTTATGACGAGTGCAGGGCAAAAAATATGTGGAACATTGATACCAGATGACTCTAAATCACAAGCAAGCGTTGCAATTGCAGGAAAGTGGCAATCAGATTTCGGTCCAGTATTCTTCAAGCCAGACTTAACTGGCTATTGGTATCAAGGAAGTGCAACTAAAGTTGGACAAATCAAAGACTGGACTTACGATTCTAAGACGCGCAAGCTTATATTTCATTACTACCAGTCTTGGAACCAAATGAATGGTACTGCTACGTTCACGCTTTTGGAGGATGGTAAGAGACTTGCAGGAGGTTGGACGCAACAAAGTGAGTTTGGCTCACCTGGATCAGGTGGTTCTGGAGGATGGACAATGACACGGGATCCTTCTCAATAGTCCATCCATTATCTATCCAACTTTGAATTGAGCAGGAGGGTATCATCGTACAATTTTTTTATGTATGACGATACCTGCCGATTCCTTGCCGAACACTTCTCCGCCGATTTCGCCAGTTGGCTGCTGGGAAAGTCTGTTGCCCTAACAGAGATCCAACCCTCTGAACTTTCCCTCGACCCGATTCGAGCCGATGCGATGATTCTGCTTCAGTCTGAGGAATCCATCCTGCACATCGAGTTTCAAACGCTGCCAAAGGAGGAAATCCCATTTCGGATGTTGGATTATCGGGTTCGAGGGCAGCGACGCTATAAAGGTAAACCCATCCGGCAGGTGGTGATTTATCTGAAGCCTACTACTTCTGAACTCGCTTATCAGACCAGCTATGTGTTAGAACGCACTCATCATGAATTTGATGTGATTCGGCTGTGGGAGCAACCTGCCTCACTCTTTATACAATATCCTGGGCTACTGCCCTTTGCTGCATTGGGACAGAGCGAAAGTCCAGCAGAGATGTTGTGTCAAGTAGCTCAAATTGTGGATCAGATTGAGGACACCGCGACACAAGCAAACCTGATGGCAGCCTCAGAAATTCTAGCTGGGTTAAGATTGGAAGAGGACGTAATTTATCGATTGGTACGGAGGGACATCATGCAAGAATCTGTGATTTACCGTTCAATTCGGGATGAAAAGACGCGGGAAATCGCGCTCAATCTTTTACGAGGAGGCGTAGATATCAGTCTTATCGCGTCTTCAACAGGTTTATCAGTCGAGGAAATCCGTAAACTTCAACAGCAAGTAGGGGATAAGTCTCCACAAAGTTAAACTGATCTGCGTGGCGATCG
This genomic interval from Neosynechococcus sphagnicola sy1 contains the following:
- a CDS encoding flagellar assembly protein H, with amino-acid sequence MYDDTCRFLAEHFSADFASWLLGKSVALTEIQPSELSLDPIRADAMILLQSEESILHIEFQTLPKEEIPFRMLDYRVRGQRRYKGKPIRQVVIYLKPTTSELAYQTSYVLERTHHEFDVIRLWEQPASLFIQYPGLLPFAALGQSESPAEMLCQVAQIVDQIEDTATQANLMAASEILAGLRLEEDVIYRLVRRDIMQESVIYRSIRDEKTREIALNLLRGGVDISLIASSTGLSVEEIRKLQQQVGDKSPQS